In Curtobacterium sp. L6-1, a genomic segment contains:
- a CDS encoding CYTH domain-containing protein, producing MSDTHLEIERTYDLPDGAALPDLIGVGGILQTDHQEPFDLDATYWDTQRYDLVAARVTVRRRTGGHDAGWHIKRAASDTVRHEQHFPLTEDPDAVPDEVLAALFTERRGRGLRPVVRITTTRTVTRLLDEDGDQVAELADDRVVAERLDDDAPADPRTWREVEVEAVEGVDPQVAEALFAALDGRFAAVGAGPAAVASKLARGLAGVPAPRLRTEEKPHKGTAARALTKRLRKLRGALLGLEARLRSGEAADLAETAETALGIAAVFGSYRPAFAAGAEVDRAAAAADALAAVTARAALAEYLVERLPRASSPAQEALIDSITRERILASTRQRRDDATREVLLSLHEESFLELLDALDDAVERPRPTAWALRDPKQVAQDVSAVEKPRIRDLVRAAVGDDPADEAGDREATERAWHATLRARMAMDVLGDDAFPHALWKRVGTAADVLTERVRSLHALEQLRVQAGIAERGGEGTFGYGVLAGDRVRMAEESYDEAVHALNRV from the coding sequence GTGAGCGACACCCACCTCGAGATCGAGCGCACCTACGACCTGCCCGACGGGGCCGCCCTCCCCGACCTGATCGGCGTCGGGGGCATCCTGCAGACCGACCACCAGGAGCCGTTCGACCTCGACGCCACCTACTGGGACACGCAGCGGTACGACCTCGTCGCCGCACGCGTCACCGTCCGTCGGCGCACCGGCGGGCACGACGCCGGCTGGCACATCAAGCGCGCCGCGTCCGACACGGTCCGGCACGAGCAGCACTTCCCGCTCACCGAGGACCCGGACGCCGTCCCCGACGAGGTCCTGGCCGCCCTGTTCACCGAACGCCGCGGCCGTGGCCTGCGTCCGGTCGTGCGCATCACCACCACGCGGACGGTCACCCGGCTCCTCGACGAGGACGGTGACCAGGTCGCCGAGCTCGCCGACGACCGCGTCGTCGCAGAACGTCTCGACGACGACGCACCGGCCGATCCGCGCACCTGGCGGGAGGTCGAGGTCGAAGCCGTCGAGGGCGTCGACCCGCAGGTCGCCGAGGCGCTCTTCGCCGCCCTCGACGGCCGGTTCGCGGCCGTCGGCGCCGGCCCCGCCGCCGTGGCGAGCAAGCTGGCACGTGGGCTGGCGGGTGTACCGGCGCCGCGCCTCCGGACCGAGGAGAAGCCGCACAAGGGCACCGCGGCCCGCGCGCTCACCAAGCGACTGCGCAAGCTGCGCGGCGCGCTGCTCGGCCTGGAGGCCCGCCTCCGGTCCGGCGAGGCGGCCGACCTCGCCGAGACGGCCGAGACCGCCCTCGGCATCGCCGCCGTGTTCGGGTCCTACCGGCCCGCCTTCGCGGCCGGCGCCGAGGTCGACCGTGCCGCCGCGGCTGCCGATGCCCTCGCCGCGGTGACCGCCCGCGCGGCCCTCGCCGAGTACCTCGTGGAGCGGCTGCCGCGGGCCTCGAGCCCGGCGCAGGAGGCGCTGATCGATTCGATCACTCGCGAGCGGATCCTCGCGTCGACGCGACAGCGTCGGGACGACGCCACCCGCGAGGTCCTGCTCAGCCTGCACGAGGAGTCGTTCCTCGAACTGCTCGACGCCCTCGACGACGCGGTCGAACGGCCGCGTCCGACGGCGTGGGCGCTCCGCGACCCGAAGCAGGTCGCACAGGACGTCTCCGCCGTCGAGAAGCCGCGCATCCGCGACCTCGTCCGCGCCGCGGTCGGGGACGACCCCGCCGACGAGGCCGGCGACCGCGAAGCGACCGAGCGGGCGTGGCACGCGACGCTCCGCGCCCGGATGGCGATGGACGTGCTCGGCGACGACGCCTTCCCGCACGCGCTGTGGAAGCGCGTCGGCACGGCAGCGGACGTCCTGACCGAGCGGGTCCGGTCGCTGCACGCCCTCGAGCAGCTGCGCGTGCAGGCGGGCATCGCGGAGCGCGGCGGTGAGGGGACGTTCGGGTACGGCGTGCTCGCCGGCGACCGGGTCCGCATGGCCGAGGAGTCGTACGACGAGGCGGTGCACGCGCTCAACCGCGTGTGA
- a CDS encoding cation:proton antiporter has protein sequence MDIAELLILLVGSLAVTGVARAWGLPAPLLVTAVALGVSFIPGLPHIEIDSEVILTVVLPPLLYSAALDVSWQSFRSSIKQIRRLGIFLVIITALAVGLAAYLIIPDMTWPAAILLGAIVAPPDAVSAAAIGRKLGLPRRVMTVLSGESLINDAASLTLVRVFTLIIAGTSLTVWQDLGIFGLAIGVGLVVGGVLGVVVHWIRMRINDPVVETIMSILLPFVAYILAEELSGSGVIAVVTAGLYIGYNSPKEGYATRLQERPLWTSVDVILEGFVFALIGLQLNTVVQDLVESERSLGQTLTAAAVVLAVVIVVRPLFIFESYVRNRLHGRFVRPLRIRASRGHRSLRWLRGTAEPKLNWRELTVISWTGMRGVVTLAAAVSVVASSTQIPAQDTIFVIAFIVTVGTLLLQGLTLPFVIRALKVQDPSEDDMDRRSEMLLNQRTTVAAIELLDRRRPAWAERYGREAVDAVVPRLKSRLERQAETFRQDAEDEESEERMAPIRLRGAQIQDIRRELLDRRREIVLEEREKGNLDEEVMRRVLVTLDAEELAMDSAQASRSRS, from the coding sequence GTGGACATCGCCGAGCTGCTCATCCTGTTGGTCGGATCGCTCGCCGTCACGGGGGTCGCCCGCGCCTGGGGCCTCCCCGCGCCGCTCCTCGTCACCGCCGTGGCCCTGGGGGTGTCGTTCATCCCCGGCTTGCCGCACATCGAGATCGACTCCGAGGTCATCCTGACGGTCGTCCTGCCGCCACTGCTGTACTCCGCGGCGCTCGACGTGTCGTGGCAGAGCTTCCGCAGCTCCATCAAGCAGATCCGCCGGCTCGGGATCTTCCTCGTCATCATCACGGCACTGGCCGTCGGGCTCGCCGCGTACCTGATCATCCCGGACATGACCTGGCCCGCCGCGATCCTGCTCGGCGCCATCGTCGCCCCGCCGGACGCCGTCTCCGCCGCGGCGATCGGCCGGAAGCTCGGTCTCCCCCGCCGCGTGATGACCGTGCTGTCCGGCGAGAGCCTCATCAACGACGCGGCCTCGCTGACGCTCGTGCGGGTGTTCACGCTCATCATCGCCGGCACCTCGCTGACGGTGTGGCAGGACCTCGGGATCTTCGGACTCGCGATCGGCGTCGGGCTCGTCGTCGGCGGTGTGCTCGGCGTCGTCGTGCACTGGATCCGGATGCGCATCAACGACCCCGTGGTCGAGACGATCATGAGCATCCTGCTGCCGTTCGTCGCGTACATCCTGGCCGAGGAGCTCTCCGGCTCGGGCGTCATCGCCGTCGTGACCGCGGGGCTGTACATCGGCTACAACTCCCCCAAGGAGGGCTACGCGACCCGACTGCAGGAGCGCCCGCTCTGGACGAGCGTCGACGTCATCCTCGAGGGCTTCGTCTTCGCGCTCATCGGCCTGCAGCTGAACACCGTCGTGCAGGACCTCGTCGAGAGCGAGCGGAGCCTGGGCCAGACCCTCACCGCCGCGGCCGTCGTCCTCGCCGTCGTCATCGTCGTGCGCCCGCTCTTCATCTTCGAGTCGTACGTGCGCAACCGCCTGCACGGCCGGTTCGTCCGTCCGCTCCGGATCCGCGCCTCCCGGGGGCACCGCTCCCTGCGGTGGCTGCGCGGCACCGCCGAGCCGAAGCTCAACTGGCGCGAGCTCACCGTCATCTCGTGGACCGGCATGCGCGGCGTGGTGACGCTCGCCGCCGCCGTCTCGGTGGTGGCGAGCTCGACCCAGATCCCGGCGCAGGACACCATCTTCGTCATCGCGTTCATCGTCACCGTCGGCACGCTCCTGCTGCAGGGCCTGACCCTGCCGTTCGTCATCCGCGCGCTCAAGGTGCAGGACCCGTCCGAGGACGACATGGACCGTCGCAGCGAGATGCTGCTCAACCAGCGCACCACCGTGGCCGCCATCGAGCTGCTCGACCGACGCCGTCCGGCGTGGGCCGAGCGGTACGGGCGGGAGGCGGTGGACGCGGTCGTCCCGCGGCTCAAGTCACGACTCGAGCGGCAGGCCGAGACGTTCCGGCAGGACGCCGAGGACGAGGAGTCCGAGGAGCGCATGGCCCCGATCCGCCTCCGTGGAGCGCAGATCCAGGACATCCGGCGCGAGCTGCTCGACCGGCGCCGCGAGATCGTGCTCGAGGAACGCGAGAAGGGCAACCTCGACGAGGAGGTCATGCGCCGCGTGCTCGTGACGCTCGACGCCGAGGAGCTCGCGATGGACTCGGCACAGGCGTCGCGCAGCCGTTCCTGA
- a CDS encoding amidohydrolase has protein sequence MTDNSFVITGAHVVPVDGPAFDGGAVVVQDGRITAVGPDVTPLDGLPVVDAAGAWLLPGFVEAHGHVGIHEEANGPAGNDTNEMTGPNMAAVRAIDAVDIDDEGFRDALSGGVTSIVVKPGSGNPIGGQTVAVKTWGGRTIDEQLISDAVSVKSALGENPKRVYGDKGQTPSTRLGVAKVIREAFVAAQDYRAARDAAARRDEPFTRDLTKETLVRVLDGELAWDQHTHRHDDIATAIRLADEFGYRLVVNHGTEAHKIADLLAEKGIPVIYGPMFTSRSKVELRDRGIPNLTTIAAAGVRVAITTDAPVVPINMLVTQATMAVRDGLPRQTALEAITSAPADILGFGDRVGRIAVGLDADLVLWDGDPLDATSRAQRVWIEGRQVFAYFDGQGVTTPRW, from the coding sequence ATGACCGACAACTCGTTCGTGATCACCGGTGCCCACGTCGTCCCCGTGGACGGCCCGGCGTTCGACGGCGGTGCCGTCGTCGTCCAGGACGGGCGGATCACCGCCGTCGGGCCGGACGTCACGCCTCTCGACGGGCTGCCGGTCGTCGACGCCGCCGGAGCGTGGCTCCTGCCCGGCTTCGTCGAGGCGCACGGTCACGTCGGCATCCACGAGGAGGCGAACGGCCCCGCCGGCAACGACACGAACGAGATGACCGGCCCGAACATGGCCGCCGTCCGGGCGATCGACGCGGTCGACATCGACGACGAGGGCTTCCGCGACGCACTGTCCGGCGGCGTCACGAGCATCGTCGTCAAGCCGGGGTCGGGCAACCCGATCGGTGGGCAGACGGTCGCCGTCAAGACCTGGGGCGGCCGGACGATCGACGAGCAGCTCATCTCGGACGCGGTCAGCGTGAAGAGCGCCCTCGGTGAGAACCCGAAGCGGGTCTACGGCGACAAGGGGCAGACCCCGTCCACGCGGCTCGGCGTCGCGAAGGTGATCCGCGAGGCCTTCGTGGCGGCGCAGGACTACCGGGCCGCCCGTGACGCAGCGGCCCGCCGGGACGAGCCGTTCACGCGCGACCTCACCAAGGAGACCCTGGTGCGCGTGCTCGACGGCGAGCTCGCGTGGGACCAGCACACGCACCGGCACGACGACATCGCGACCGCGATCCGCCTGGCCGACGAGTTCGGGTACCGCCTGGTCGTCAACCACGGGACCGAGGCGCACAAGATCGCCGACCTCCTGGCCGAGAAGGGCATCCCGGTCATCTACGGGCCGATGTTCACCAGCCGGTCCAAGGTCGAGCTCCGCGACCGCGGCATCCCGAACCTCACGACCATCGCGGCCGCCGGCGTCCGCGTGGCGATCACGACGGACGCGCCGGTCGTCCCGATCAACATGCTTGTGACGCAGGCGACGATGGCGGTCCGCGACGGTCTGCCACGCCAGACGGCGCTCGAGGCCATCACGTCGGCCCCGGCGGACATCCTCGGGTTCGGTGACCGCGTCGGCCGGATCGCCGTGGGCCTCGACGCCGACCTCGTCCTCTGGGACGGTGACCCGCTCGACGCGACGAGCCGCGCCCAGCGCGTCTGGATCGAGGGTCGGCAGGTCTTCGCCTACTTCGACGGTCAGGGCGTCACGACCCCGCGCTGGTGA
- a CDS encoding S9 family peptidase — protein sequence MTSEHDATTPPTAAKRPVTRTHHDIDFVDDYEWLRDKESPDTIAYLEAENRYTEAQTEHLGALRDRLFDEVKSRVQETDLSVPVRMGQWWYFTRTSEGSQYGVQCRAPISGPDDWTPPSLDDGAATLPGEEVVLDGNALADGHDFFSLGTYDISDDGRRLVYGVDVEGDERYTLHVRDLETGQDLADTIPDTGAGATFDPSGRYVFYPTVDESWRPDRIWRHEVGTPADADVVVFEEPDDRYWVGVGVTRSSQYIVIELGSKITSEALVLDAADPTGEFHVVWPRREGVEYEIEHAIVGGSDRLLVLHNDGAENFELVDVPADDPTSQSDRRVVVPHHEQRRIESVDAFAGHLALEYRSEALPRIAVIPIEGDGYGEPHEVPFDEALFSAGLGGNPEWDQPTLRLGYTSFVTPSEVSDLDLASGEVTVLKRQPVLGGYDPADYVQERDWATAADGTRIPVSLVWRRDAVDADAPAPLHLYGYGSYEHSIDPGFSVMRLSMLDRGVVFAVAHVRGGGEMGRHWYEDGKTLTKKNTFTDFVAVAEHLIDSGRTTADQLVAEGGSAGGLLMGAVANLAPERFAGILAAVPFVDALTSILDPDLPLTVIEWDEWGDPLHDAEVYRYMSEYSPYENVRDDVQYPRILAATSINDTRVLYVEPAKWTAKLREVGAPVLLKTEMAAGHGGVSGRYDSWKERAFELAWLLDVLGLADVSPAAASANPIAAG from the coding sequence GTGACCAGCGAGCACGACGCGACCACTCCGCCGACCGCCGCCAAGCGGCCTGTCACGCGGACCCACCACGACATCGACTTCGTCGACGACTACGAATGGCTGCGCGACAAGGAGTCCCCGGACACCATCGCGTACCTCGAGGCAGAGAACCGCTACACCGAGGCGCAGACCGAGCACCTCGGCGCGCTGCGCGACCGGCTCTTCGACGAGGTCAAGAGCCGCGTGCAGGAGACCGACCTCTCGGTGCCCGTGCGCATGGGCCAGTGGTGGTACTTCACGCGGACCAGCGAGGGCAGCCAGTACGGCGTCCAGTGCCGCGCGCCGATCAGCGGACCGGACGACTGGACGCCGCCGTCGCTCGACGACGGTGCCGCCACCCTGCCGGGGGAAGAGGTCGTCCTCGACGGCAACGCCCTGGCCGACGGCCACGACTTCTTCTCGCTCGGCACCTACGACATCAGCGACGACGGCCGTCGCCTGGTCTACGGCGTGGACGTCGAGGGCGACGAGCGCTACACGCTGCACGTCCGCGACCTCGAGACCGGGCAGGACCTCGCCGACACCATCCCGGACACGGGCGCCGGCGCGACCTTCGACCCGTCCGGCAGATACGTCTTCTACCCGACCGTCGACGAGTCCTGGCGACCAGACCGCATCTGGCGGCACGAGGTCGGCACGCCCGCCGATGCCGACGTCGTCGTCTTCGAGGAGCCGGACGACCGGTACTGGGTGGGTGTCGGCGTGACCCGGTCGTCGCAGTACATCGTCATCGAGCTCGGATCGAAGATCACGTCCGAGGCGCTCGTCCTCGACGCGGCCGACCCGACCGGCGAGTTCCACGTCGTGTGGCCCCGGCGCGAGGGCGTCGAGTACGAGATCGAGCACGCCATCGTCGGCGGCAGCGACCGGCTGCTCGTCCTGCACAACGACGGTGCCGAGAACTTCGAGCTGGTGGACGTCCCGGCGGACGACCCGACCTCGCAGTCCGACCGCCGGGTCGTGGTGCCCCACCACGAGCAGCGCCGGATCGAGTCGGTGGACGCCTTCGCCGGGCACCTCGCGCTCGAGTACCGGTCCGAGGCGCTCCCCCGCATCGCGGTCATCCCGATCGAGGGCGACGGCTACGGCGAACCGCACGAGGTCCCCTTCGACGAGGCACTGTTCTCGGCGGGCCTCGGCGGCAACCCGGAGTGGGACCAGCCGACGCTGCGCCTCGGCTACACGTCCTTCGTGACACCGTCCGAGGTGAGCGACCTCGACCTTGCATCCGGCGAGGTCACCGTCCTCAAGCGGCAGCCCGTGCTCGGCGGCTACGACCCGGCCGACTACGTGCAGGAGCGCGACTGGGCCACCGCGGCCGACGGCACGCGCATCCCGGTCTCGCTCGTCTGGCGGCGTGACGCCGTCGACGCCGACGCCCCCGCGCCGCTGCACCTGTACGGCTACGGCTCGTACGAGCACTCGATCGACCCTGGCTTCAGCGTGATGCGCCTGTCGATGCTCGACCGCGGCGTCGTGTTCGCCGTGGCACACGTCCGCGGTGGCGGCGAGATGGGCCGGCACTGGTACGAGGACGGCAAGACGCTGACGAAGAAGAACACCTTCACGGACTTCGTCGCCGTCGCCGAGCACCTCATCGACAGCGGTCGGACAACGGCCGACCAGCTCGTGGCCGAGGGCGGCAGCGCCGGAGGTCTCCTCATGGGCGCGGTCGCGAACCTCGCCCCGGAGCGCTTCGCCGGGATCCTGGCCGCCGTGCCGTTCGTCGACGCCCTGACGAGCATCCTCGACCCGGACCTGCCGCTGACCGTGATCGAGTGGGACGAGTGGGGCGACCCGCTGCACGACGCCGAGGTCTACCGGTACATGAGCGAGTACTCGCCCTACGAGAACGTCCGCGACGACGTGCAGTACCCGCGCATCCTCGCGGCCACGTCGATCAACGACACCCGTGTGCTCTACGTCGAGCCCGCCAAGTGGACGGCGAAGCTCCGGGAGGTCGGTGCTCCCGTCCTGCTGAAGACCGAGATGGCCGCGGGTCACGGCGGGGTCAGCGGACGGTATGACTCCTGGAAGGAGCGGGCCTTCGAGCTGGCGTGGCTGCTCGACGTCCTGGGTCTGGCGGACGTCTCCCCCGCGGCGGCGTCAGCGAACCCGATCGCCGCTGGCTGA
- a CDS encoding 8-oxo-dGTP diphosphatase has product MTERDESKTQHPAVVVVYLLRDGPHGPEVLLGEKRRGLGTGRVVGPGGKREGDETAVETAVREVAEEVGLRVDPADLEARGTLDYRFPYRPSWSQVSDVFVCRRWQGDPSGGEELDPRWVPVDAVPFDAMWDDARYWLPGVLAGGRVEARVVFAEDNASVAGFTGTGIGEPG; this is encoded by the coding sequence ATGACCGAGCGCGACGAGAGCAAGACCCAGCACCCGGCGGTCGTCGTCGTGTACCTGCTCCGCGACGGCCCACACGGACCGGAGGTCCTGCTCGGCGAGAAGCGACGGGGCCTCGGCACGGGGCGTGTGGTCGGCCCCGGCGGCAAGCGCGAGGGCGACGAGACGGCGGTCGAGACCGCCGTGCGCGAGGTGGCCGAGGAGGTCGGACTGCGGGTCGACCCCGCCGACCTGGAGGCCCGTGGCACGTTGGACTACCGGTTCCCGTACCGACCGTCCTGGTCGCAGGTCTCGGACGTCTTCGTCTGCCGCCGCTGGCAGGGGGACCCGTCGGGCGGTGAGGAGCTGGACCCGCGGTGGGTGCCGGTCGACGCGGTCCCGTTCGACGCGATGTGGGACGACGCGCGCTACTGGCTTCCGGGGGTGCTCGCCGGCGGGCGGGTTGAGGCGCGTGTGGTGTTCGCCGAGGACAACGCCTCGGTCGCGGGCTTCACCGGGACGGGGATCGGCGAGCCGGGCTGA
- a CDS encoding mycoredoxin, producing MSETITRDAFVPEAGGVTMFTTSWCGYCARLKNQMTKAGVPFREVDIEQTPGTAELVAEVNGGNQTVPTLVFPDGSTATNPSLAEVQSRV from the coding sequence ATGAGCGAGACGATCACCCGTGACGCGTTCGTGCCCGAGGCCGGCGGCGTCACCATGTTCACGACGAGCTGGTGCGGCTACTGCGCCCGGCTGAAGAACCAGATGACCAAGGCGGGCGTGCCCTTCCGCGAGGTCGACATCGAACAGACGCCGGGCACGGCCGAGCTGGTCGCCGAGGTCAACGGCGGCAACCAGACCGTCCCGACCCTGGTGTTCCCGGACGGCAGCACGGCGACGAACCCCTCCCTCGCCGAGGTGCAGTCGCGCGTCTGA
- a CDS encoding tryptophan synthase subunit alpha: MAESRRTGRSLEVLRAEAAEEISVIVEHRCRQGDDPWDFMHTLPTVDEQVVLILRAEAMELDVRIGQRSAQWSAHPASGQQTEHGEEYHRLRRIALQHPELTEAVWKMMDALPGAR, translated from the coding sequence ATGGCTGAGTCCCGCAGGACGGGGCGCAGCCTCGAGGTGCTGCGCGCCGAAGCCGCCGAGGAGATATCGGTCATCGTCGAGCACCGCTGTCGTCAGGGTGACGACCCCTGGGACTTCATGCACACGCTGCCGACCGTCGACGAGCAGGTCGTGCTCATCCTCCGGGCCGAGGCGATGGAGCTCGACGTCCGGATCGGCCAGCGGAGCGCCCAGTGGTCCGCGCACCCGGCCTCCGGTCAGCAGACCGAGCACGGTGAGGAGTACCACCGCCTCCGCCGCATCGCCCTGCAGCACCCCGAGCTGACCGAGGCCGTGTGGAAGATGATGGACGCGCTGCCGGGCGCGCGCTGA
- a CDS encoding ABC transporter permease yields the protein MSTPRNDRPRNNDLPDRAAAATGAGRARRTPRTAPPPKQQLGRYRRWYATLHPSLQLIGLQLWMPLFFIVGFCLCYVFAFHAPHPHDVPVALIGSDPTLVAAVQQALPGEFVFHSYDSLVAAKRDVLAGSMAVAYDPSTNEFWKASAHQFQVASLVPATLTAVLTGLGVASPKVTELAPLPAWDEYGTVPMYVMLAWCIGGYMVAMFIGIMGGPLRHRTRMAVIVTGGLVISLITNTLAGPVVGAIHGHFVPLVLIAWGWIVAIGLAVNGLSYFVGRFIAAPAMICFVFLSMPSSGGAYPKWFMPEPFAWLNNVVVGSSMVDMIKHQVYGVGPGPARGLLTMACYALAGLVLMYFGKKWWERRRIRAIVTGRTTMFQDANTANREFLGRERDAELERHGLTSTATGTLQVVPDDGWEDERAAGDVFTGGRDGLENEPVNPHRQQSGR from the coding sequence GTGAGCACGCCGCGGAACGACCGACCCAGGAACAACGACCTGCCCGACCGGGCCGCCGCGGCGACCGGGGCGGGACGCGCACGGCGCACTCCTCGGACCGCTCCGCCCCCGAAGCAGCAGCTCGGCCGCTACCGGCGCTGGTACGCGACCCTGCACCCGTCGCTGCAGCTCATCGGGCTGCAGCTCTGGATGCCGCTGTTCTTCATCGTCGGGTTCTGCCTCTGCTACGTCTTCGCCTTCCACGCGCCCCACCCGCACGACGTCCCGGTGGCGCTCATCGGCAGCGACCCGACCCTCGTGGCCGCGGTGCAGCAGGCGCTGCCGGGCGAGTTCGTCTTCCACTCGTACGACTCCCTGGTCGCGGCGAAGCGGGACGTGCTCGCGGGGTCGATGGCCGTCGCGTACGACCCGTCGACGAACGAGTTCTGGAAGGCGAGCGCACACCAGTTCCAGGTGGCGAGCCTCGTCCCCGCGACGCTGACCGCCGTGCTCACCGGGCTCGGGGTCGCGTCGCCGAAGGTCACCGAACTCGCACCGCTGCCCGCCTGGGACGAGTACGGCACCGTCCCGATGTACGTGATGCTCGCGTGGTGCATCGGCGGCTACATGGTCGCGATGTTCATCGGGATCATGGGCGGACCGCTCCGCCACCGCACGCGCATGGCGGTCATCGTCACCGGCGGCCTGGTCATCTCGCTCATCACGAACACGCTCGCAGGCCCCGTCGTCGGCGCGATCCACGGCCACTTCGTCCCGCTCGTGCTCATCGCCTGGGGCTGGATCGTCGCCATCGGCCTGGCCGTGAACGGGTTGAGCTACTTCGTCGGACGGTTCATCGCCGCCCCCGCGATGATCTGCTTCGTCTTCCTGTCGATGCCGTCCTCCGGTGGCGCCTACCCGAAGTGGTTCATGCCCGAGCCCTTCGCATGGCTGAACAACGTCGTGGTCGGTTCGAGCATGGTCGACATGATCAAGCACCAGGTCTACGGCGTCGGCCCCGGCCCGGCGCGCGGGCTCCTCACGATGGCCTGCTACGCCCTCGCCGGACTCGTGCTCATGTACTTCGGCAAGAAGTGGTGGGAGCGCCGACGCATCCGCGCGATCGTCACCGGCCGGACCACGATGTTCCAGGATGCGAACACCGCGAACCGCGAGTTCCTCGGCCGGGAGCGCGACGCCGAGCTCGAGCGGCACGGGTTGACCTCGACCGCAACCGGCACGCTCCAGGTGGTGCCCGACGACGGGTGGGAGGACGAGCGGGCAGCCGGCGACGTCTTCACGGGCGGACGGGACGGCCTGGAGAACGAACCGGTCAACCCGCACCGGCAGCAGTCCGGCCGCTGA
- a CDS encoding aminodeoxychorismate lyase has product MTDTVLAVLNQPSRSAAPHDPEADAFTWAKPLEEHIQVMDLGLTRGDGVFETITVIDGRPQALEAHLGRFVRSAAKLDLPEPDIDAWRRAIEAVCARLDPVREAYAKTVLTRGVEGLGRPTGWVYAAPSADQTRDRTEGIGVVTLDRGYRHDVERTSPWLLQGAKTLSYAVNMAALREAVRRGADDALFVSTDGYVLEGTRANLIMSVGGRFVTPRTDIGILDGTTQADVFRFAEQEGIETAYELVTLDDLRAADAMWLVSSIRQAAPIHTVNGVRQEMDLGMTERINDFLLARQD; this is encoded by the coding sequence ATGACCGACACCGTCCTCGCCGTCCTCAACCAGCCTTCGCGGTCCGCAGCACCGCACGACCCCGAGGCGGACGCCTTCACCTGGGCGAAGCCGCTCGAGGAGCACATCCAGGTCATGGACCTCGGCCTGACCCGCGGCGACGGCGTGTTCGAGACGATCACGGTGATCGACGGCCGTCCCCAGGCCCTCGAGGCGCACCTCGGCCGCTTCGTCCGGTCCGCGGCCAAGCTCGACCTGCCGGAGCCCGACATCGACGCCTGGCGCCGTGCGATCGAAGCCGTGTGCGCCCGACTCGACCCAGTGCGCGAGGCGTACGCGAAGACCGTCCTGACGCGCGGCGTCGAGGGCCTCGGACGCCCGACCGGCTGGGTGTACGCGGCACCGTCGGCGGACCAGACGCGGGACCGGACCGAGGGCATCGGGGTCGTCACGCTCGACCGCGGGTACCGGCACGACGTCGAGCGGACCTCGCCGTGGCTGCTGCAGGGGGCGAAGACGCTCTCCTACGCCGTGAACATGGCGGCCCTGCGCGAGGCGGTCCGCCGCGGCGCCGACGACGCGCTCTTCGTCTCGACCGACGGGTACGTCCTCGAGGGCACGCGGGCGAACCTGATCATGTCCGTCGGCGGCCGGTTCGTCACGCCGCGGACCGACATCGGCATCCTCGACGGCACGACGCAGGCGGACGTGTTCCGCTTCGCGGAGCAGGAGGGCATCGAGACCGCCTACGAGCTCGTCACGCTGGACGACCTGCGGGCCGCCGACGCGATGTGGCTCGTGTCGAGCATCCGTCAGGCGGCGCCGATCCACACGGTGAACGGGGTGCGGCAGGAGATGGACCTCGGCATGACCGAGCGCATCAACGACTTCCTGCTGGCGCGGCAGGACTGA